A single Streptomyces sp. NBC_01381 DNA region contains:
- a CDS encoding ABC transporter ATP-binding protein — MKAGEQGVGSARSRGHELAAEDVTVAYDGVDVVHDAAVSLRPGEVTALAGPNGSGKSTLLRALARLQSARTGTLTFDGDTDGLALTSRQFARHVALLTQARPTPSGLTVRDVVEFGRYPYRGRWGRADPEGPDAVDRALRMTGVEDLAGRGADQLSGGQLQRVWLASCLAQETGVLLLDEPTTYLDLRYQVELLDLIRDLADDHAIAVGVVLHDLDQAAAVADRIALLHAGRIIADGAPEDVLTPERLTDTYGIRIDVDTDPLTGRLRTRAIGRHHTRTERLRTTS; from the coding sequence GTGAAAGCTGGTGAGCAAGGAGTCGGTTCCGCACGTTCGCGTGGGCATGAACTGGCCGCCGAAGATGTGACCGTGGCGTACGACGGCGTGGACGTCGTGCACGATGCCGCCGTCTCCCTCAGGCCCGGTGAAGTGACCGCGCTCGCGGGGCCCAACGGCAGTGGCAAGTCGACGCTGCTGCGCGCCTTGGCGCGGCTGCAGAGCGCCCGGACCGGCACGCTGACGTTCGACGGCGACACCGACGGGCTCGCCCTCACCTCCCGGCAGTTCGCCCGGCACGTCGCCCTGCTGACCCAGGCGCGGCCCACGCCCAGCGGGCTGACCGTGCGGGACGTCGTCGAGTTCGGGCGGTATCCCTACCGCGGCCGGTGGGGCCGGGCCGATCCCGAAGGACCCGACGCGGTGGACCGGGCGCTGCGCATGACGGGCGTCGAGGACCTCGCGGGGCGCGGCGCCGACCAGCTCTCCGGAGGGCAGCTCCAGCGCGTCTGGCTCGCGAGCTGCCTCGCCCAGGAGACCGGCGTACTCCTCCTGGACGAGCCCACGACCTATCTCGACCTGCGTTACCAGGTCGAACTCCTCGATCTCATCCGCGACTTGGCGGACGACCACGCGATCGCCGTCGGTGTCGTCCTGCACGACCTCGACCAGGCGGCGGCCGTCGCCGACCGGATCGCCCTGCTCCACGCGGGGCGGATCATCGCCGACGGCGCCCCCGAGGACGTACTGACGCCGGAACGCCTCACCGACACGTACGGCATCCGCATCGATGTCGACACCGACCCGCTGACCGGCCGTCTGCGCACCCGCGCCATCGGCCGCCACCACACTCGCACCGAAAGGCTCCGCACCACCTCATGA
- a CDS encoding iron-siderophore ABC transporter substrate-binding protein, which yields MRRLISTAAVVTAAALSLAACGTTEPASDGSDKASEQITLTDATGAKVTLDGPAKKVVGTEWNVVESLVSLGVDPVGVSDVKGYKTWDTVVPLKNTPKDIGTRGEPSMDTIASLKPDLILATTDLPASAVKQLKKVGTVLTVRPADASDPIGQMTENLDLIAKATGKEKQAAGLNKQFEAKIAAGKKKLDKAGLAGTKIAFADGYVASNQVSIRPYTDGSLIGDVNKRLGLKNAWKVKGDKDYGLATTDVEGLTGLGKDVQFAYIGGESSGDRDPFAKDLTKNAVWKSLPFVKAGDVHQLPDGIWMFGGPESMGAYIDALTDALTK from the coding sequence ATGAGACGCCTCATCAGCACCGCGGCCGTCGTCACCGCCGCCGCCCTCTCGCTGGCCGCCTGCGGAACGACCGAGCCCGCGTCCGACGGCTCGGACAAGGCCTCCGAGCAGATCACGCTCACCGACGCGACCGGCGCGAAGGTGACCCTCGACGGCCCCGCGAAGAAGGTCGTGGGCACCGAGTGGAACGTCGTCGAGAGCCTCGTCTCCCTCGGCGTCGACCCCGTCGGCGTCTCCGACGTCAAGGGCTACAAGACGTGGGACACCGTCGTCCCGCTCAAGAACACCCCCAAGGACATCGGCACCCGTGGCGAGCCGAGCATGGACACGATCGCCTCGCTCAAGCCGGACCTCATCCTCGCCACGACCGACCTGCCGGCCTCCGCGGTGAAGCAGCTGAAGAAGGTCGGTACCGTCCTCACGGTGCGCCCCGCCGACGCGTCCGACCCGATCGGGCAGATGACGGAGAACCTCGACCTCATCGCCAAGGCGACCGGCAAGGAGAAGCAGGCGGCCGGCCTCAACAAGCAGTTCGAGGCGAAGATCGCCGCCGGCAAGAAGAAGCTCGACAAGGCCGGCCTCGCCGGGACGAAGATCGCCTTCGCCGACGGCTACGTCGCCTCCAACCAGGTCTCGATCCGCCCCTACACCGACGGCTCCCTCATCGGCGACGTCAACAAGCGGCTCGGCCTGAAGAACGCCTGGAAGGTCAAGGGCGACAAGGACTACGGGCTCGCCACCACCGACGTCGAAGGCCTCACCGGCCTCGGCAAGGACGTCCAGTTCGCCTACATCGGGGGCGAGAGCAGCGGCGACCGCGACCCGTTCGCAAAGGACCTCACCAAGAACGCCGTCTGGAAGTCCCTGCCGTTCGTGAAGGCCGGCGACGTCCACCAACTGCCCGACGGCATCTGGATGTTCGGCGGACCCGAGTCGATGGGCGCGTACATCGACGCCCTCACCGACGCCCTGACGAAGTAG
- a CDS encoding iron ABC transporter permease, whose amino-acid sequence MAVTAPTTATRASTASRTGAAAVTAGLLLVVAVLAVVDITQGTADVGAHEVVKALTGQADAGDSSVVIASRLPRMAAGLLVGICLGMAGAALQAVSRNVLASPDTLAVNAGSYLGLGLLAITGTSLPLLASSGVAFIGGLAAAAVVLSLSGLGTGTVRLVLAGSALTLGLGSITEALLLLYPEETDGLYQWNQGSIGQNGFDGVLQMAPIAVAGLVGLLLLARRVDALALGDDAARGLGVPVRSTRVTVVVLAALLSAAAVTLAGPIGFVGLCAPALVRPLGRRFKGFVRARGTIPVAGLVGAALVLGSDVLLRALITAQIAVSVPTGVVTSLVGAVFLMVMAVRVRDTGAADTMDRLRIPSRAAFLITLVVLVAVLIGLAVASVLLGDAKLLLGDVVNWAQGRAGQTITFVLDTRIPRVLAALSAGAALALSGTLVQAVTRNPLAEPGILGVSGGAALGAVLLVTTVPLAGSWGIAGAAFTGALLASAFVFGLAARGGFQQNRLVLVGMAVSTGTTALISLLIVLTDPFNATKALTWLSGSTYGRSLTDIAPLAVVLAVGVAVAFARRTELDLVSLDDDTPRLLGLQLSRGRLGFLLLSVLLSATAVAAAGTIGFVGLVAPHAARALVGRRHVRVLPVAMLLGAALVGVADLLGRTLIAPAQLGAGLMTAVVGTPYFMHLLFRSRAGR is encoded by the coding sequence ATGGCCGTCACCGCACCCACCACCGCGACCCGCGCGTCGACGGCGTCCAGGACGGGCGCGGCCGCGGTGACGGCCGGACTACTGCTCGTGGTCGCCGTCCTCGCCGTCGTCGACATCACGCAGGGCACGGCCGACGTCGGCGCGCACGAAGTGGTCAAGGCGCTCACCGGGCAGGCCGACGCGGGCGACTCCTCGGTCGTCATCGCATCGCGCCTGCCCCGGATGGCCGCCGGTCTGCTCGTCGGCATCTGCCTGGGCATGGCGGGCGCGGCACTGCAGGCCGTCAGCCGCAACGTGCTCGCCTCGCCGGACACCCTCGCGGTGAACGCCGGTTCGTACCTGGGGCTCGGCCTGCTCGCCATCACCGGTACGTCGCTGCCGCTGCTCGCCTCCTCCGGGGTCGCGTTCATCGGCGGGCTCGCTGCCGCGGCGGTCGTGCTCAGCCTGTCCGGGCTCGGCACCGGCACCGTTCGCCTCGTCCTCGCCGGAAGCGCCCTCACCCTCGGCCTCGGCTCCATCACCGAAGCGCTGCTCCTGCTGTACCCCGAGGAGACGGACGGCCTCTACCAGTGGAACCAGGGCAGCATCGGGCAGAACGGCTTCGACGGCGTACTCCAGATGGCGCCCATCGCCGTGGCAGGACTCGTCGGTCTTCTGCTGCTCGCCCGCCGTGTCGACGCCCTGGCCCTGGGGGACGACGCCGCCCGCGGCCTCGGCGTCCCGGTCCGCTCCACCCGCGTCACGGTGGTGGTGCTCGCGGCGCTGCTCTCCGCCGCGGCGGTGACGCTCGCCGGGCCCATCGGGTTCGTGGGGCTCTGCGCCCCCGCGCTGGTGCGGCCACTCGGCCGCAGGTTCAAGGGCTTCGTGCGGGCGCGCGGGACCATCCCGGTCGCCGGCCTCGTCGGCGCCGCTCTCGTCCTCGGTTCGGACGTGCTCCTGCGGGCCCTGATCACCGCCCAGATCGCAGTCTCGGTGCCCACGGGAGTCGTCACCAGCCTGGTGGGAGCCGTTTTCCTCATGGTGATGGCCGTGCGGGTGCGGGACACGGGAGCCGCCGACACGATGGACCGGCTGCGCATCCCGAGCCGGGCCGCCTTCCTGATCACCCTGGTCGTGCTGGTCGCCGTACTCATCGGCCTGGCCGTCGCCTCCGTGCTCCTCGGCGACGCCAAGCTGCTCCTTGGCGACGTGGTCAACTGGGCCCAGGGCCGGGCGGGTCAGACCATCACCTTCGTGCTCGACACCAGGATTCCGCGGGTGCTCGCCGCACTCTCCGCGGGCGCGGCGCTCGCCCTGTCGGGGACGCTCGTGCAGGCGGTGACCCGTAATCCGCTGGCCGAGCCCGGCATTCTCGGTGTGTCGGGCGGGGCGGCGCTCGGCGCCGTACTGCTCGTCACCACCGTGCCGCTCGCCGGTTCGTGGGGCATCGCGGGAGCGGCGTTCACCGGCGCCCTGCTCGCCTCCGCCTTCGTCTTCGGCCTGGCCGCCCGGGGTGGATTCCAGCAGAACCGTCTCGTCCTCGTCGGCATGGCCGTGTCCACCGGGACGACGGCGCTCATCAGCCTGCTCATCGTCCTCACCGACCCGTTCAACGCGACCAAGGCGCTCACCTGGCTGTCGGGTTCGACCTACGGGCGGAGCCTGACCGACATAGCCCCGCTCGCCGTCGTGCTCGCCGTCGGTGTGGCCGTGGCGTTCGCACGGCGCACGGAACTCGACCTCGTCTCCCTCGACGACGACACCCCCCGGCTCCTCGGGCTGCAACTGTCCCGCGGACGTCTCGGGTTCCTCCTGCTGAGCGTGCTCCTGAGCGCGACCGCCGTCGCCGCCGCGGGCACCATCGGCTTCGTCGGCCTTGTGGCACCACATGCGGCGCGTGCGCTCGTGGGACGCCGGCATGTGCGGGTGCTGCCGGTGGCCATGCTCCTCGGGGCGGCTCTCGTCGGCGTCGCGGATCTGCTGGGGCGCACGCTGATCGCACCCGCGCAGCTGGGCGCCGGCCTCATGACGGCGGTCGTCGGAACGCCGTACTTCATGCATCTGCTGTTTCGCAGCAGGGCCGGGCGATAG
- a CDS encoding endonuclease/exonuclease/phosphatase family protein — protein MLAGLAVLTAGLLAFPSAVPNAVGRVGSLLETFLPWLGLAVPLLFVLALLRRSATALVALLLPVAVWGSLFGGLLLPADRGAHDITAVQHNVSDVNADPAGTARALIEAEPELVALEELTPSALPLYERALAATYPYRAVEGTVGLWSKYPLSDVRPLDIKPKGIGEGWQRGMRARMGTKQGDVAVYVAHLPSVRVGWSGFTSGRRDESAGLLGAALAAERLDRVILLGDLNSTADDRGLDPVTSRMDPVGRDFAFSWPTAFPVSRIDHVMTRAATVTHVRTLPATGSDHLPIAADIRLQP, from the coding sequence GTGCTCGCCGGCCTCGCCGTGCTCACCGCCGGGCTGCTGGCGTTCCCCTCCGCCGTGCCCAACGCCGTCGGCCGTGTCGGAAGCCTGCTGGAGACGTTTCTTCCCTGGCTCGGTCTCGCCGTTCCGCTGCTGTTCGTGCTGGCGCTGCTGCGGCGCTCGGCCACCGCGCTGGTGGCGCTGCTGCTTCCCGTCGCCGTCTGGGGCAGCCTGTTCGGCGGGCTGCTGTTGCCGGCGGACCGCGGCGCCCACGACATCACGGCGGTCCAGCACAACGTCAGCGACGTGAACGCCGACCCGGCGGGCACCGCACGCGCCCTGATCGAGGCCGAACCGGAACTCGTCGCCCTGGAGGAGCTGACACCGTCCGCCCTGCCGCTCTACGAGAGGGCGCTGGCAGCGACGTATCCCTACCGTGCGGTCGAGGGCACGGTCGGCCTGTGGTCGAAGTACCCGCTGTCGGACGTCCGGCCGCTGGACATCAAGCCGAAGGGGATAGGGGAGGGCTGGCAGCGCGGGATGCGGGCGAGGATGGGGACGAAACAGGGCGATGTCGCCGTGTACGTCGCCCACTTGCCCTCGGTCCGCGTCGGCTGGAGCGGGTTCACTTCCGGGCGGCGGGACGAGAGCGCCGGGCTGCTGGGCGCGGCCCTCGCCGCGGAGCGCCTTGACCGGGTGATCCTGCTGGGTGACCTCAACAGCACGGCGGACGACCGGGGGCTGGACCCGGTCACCTCACGGATGGACCCGGTGGGGCGGGACTTCGCCTTCAGCTGGCCCACGGCCTTCCCCGTGTCCCGGATCGACCACGTCATGACCCGGGCGGCGACCGTCACCCACGTCAGGACGCTGCCCGCCACGGGCAGCGACCACCTGCCGATCGCCGCCGACATCAGGCTTCAACCCTGA
- a CDS encoding ACT domain-containing protein, which translates to MSGETDLAKLLSGMRPQLNPGRYVFTLGPGRTVPPGVEPVVTVLEEEGLTLVLRQEEADGAGLPYDYVAGWITLRVHSALEAVGLTAAIAGELAGAGLSCNVVAGFHHDHLFVPHERAAEAVRLLQGMALRGRSGT; encoded by the coding sequence ATGTCTGGAGAAACCGACCTGGCGAAGCTGCTGAGCGGCATGCGGCCCCAACTCAATCCGGGACGCTACGTCTTCACCCTCGGCCCGGGGCGCACGGTTCCCCCGGGTGTCGAGCCGGTGGTCACGGTCTTGGAAGAGGAGGGGCTGACGCTGGTGCTGCGGCAGGAGGAAGCGGACGGCGCAGGGCTCCCGTACGACTACGTCGCGGGCTGGATCACCCTGCGCGTCCACTCCGCCCTGGAGGCCGTCGGCCTCACCGCCGCCATCGCCGGTGAACTCGCCGGGGCCGGGCTGAGCTGCAATGTCGTGGCCGGTTTCCACCACGATCATCTCTTCGTGCCCCACGAGCGGGCGGCGGAAGCCGTGCGTCTGCTCCAGGGCATGGCCCTGCGTGGCCGATCTGGAACCTGA
- a CDS encoding M20 family metallopeptidase — MHRSADVSVDAMIDDLRTLVEIESPSRDLEALTASAKAVAAVIEHRIGGQAVLVESEAGPHVHWSGGGDPRVLILGHHDTVFPLGTLARRPFRVEDGKATGPGVFDMLGGLVQAIHGLAALDDRSGVEILVTADEEVGSHSSRALIEERALACGAVLVFEGAADGGALKTGRKGCGTFQVSVTGRASHAGLEPEAGVNALIEAAHQVLDIAALGRPEIGTTVTPTVASAGTLDNVVPAEATVVVDVRVESADETERIESAFASLVPHLDEAEIAVEGAVGRPPMPESASTELIALARELIPGIEGRAVGGGSDGNFTAALGVPTLDGLGAVGGGAHADHEYLVIDAMTERANLVTGLVKALRCGSGPASTA; from the coding sequence ATGCACAGAAGCGCCGATGTGAGTGTCGACGCGATGATCGATGACCTCAGGACACTCGTCGAGATCGAGTCTCCGTCGCGCGATCTGGAGGCCTTGACGGCATCGGCCAAAGCTGTCGCCGCCGTCATCGAGCACCGCATCGGCGGGCAGGCCGTCCTCGTCGAGAGTGAAGCCGGGCCGCATGTCCACTGGTCGGGCGGCGGCGATCCGCGCGTGCTGATCCTCGGTCACCACGACACGGTGTTTCCGCTCGGCACCCTCGCACGCCGTCCGTTCAGGGTCGAGGACGGGAAGGCGACAGGACCCGGGGTCTTTGACATGCTCGGCGGCCTCGTACAGGCCATTCATGGTCTGGCGGCGCTCGATGACCGGTCGGGCGTCGAGATTCTGGTGACCGCCGACGAAGAGGTCGGCTCCCATTCCTCTCGCGCTCTGATCGAGGAACGAGCCCTTGCCTGCGGCGCGGTCCTCGTCTTCGAAGGTGCCGCCGACGGCGGGGCCCTGAAGACCGGTCGCAAGGGCTGCGGCACCTTCCAGGTCTCCGTCACTGGCCGGGCCTCGCACGCGGGCCTCGAGCCCGAGGCCGGGGTCAACGCCCTGATCGAGGCGGCGCATCAGGTACTGGACATCGCGGCGCTCGGCCGGCCCGAGATCGGTACGACCGTCACCCCGACCGTCGCGTCGGCGGGAACCCTGGACAACGTCGTGCCCGCGGAGGCGACCGTCGTCGTCGACGTCCGCGTCGAGTCGGCCGACGAGACGGAACGGATCGAGTCCGCCTTCGCGTCACTGGTCCCGCATCTCGACGAGGCGGAGATCGCGGTTGAGGGCGCCGTCGGCCGGCCCCCGATGCCCGAGTCCGCGTCGACCGAACTCATCGCCCTGGCGCGGGAGTTGATTCCCGGCATCGAGGGCAGGGCGGTCGGCGGCGGCAGCGACGGCAACTTCACCGCCGCGCTTGGCGTGCCGACACTCGACGGCCTCGGCGCGGTCGGGGGCGGCGCGCACGCCGACCACGAATACCTGGTGATCGACGCCATGACCGAGCGGGCGAACCTTGTCACCGGCCTGGTGAAGGCACTGCGCTGCGGTTCGGGCCCGGCGAGCACCGCCTAG
- a CDS encoding glycosyltransferase, with product MRVLLAAYDSRGGVEPLVGLAVRLRELGADVLVCAPPDEEFTQRLAGVGVEMVPTGKSVRALATGKTRPTAAGVPRRAAELVVAFYDNAIAAAEGCDVDVVVATGIVPAVAGVKSAAEKLGIRYVYASHQPVTLPSPHHPPLARPGHPLPEDVTDNQALWDQEALDAQAVFGEAVNTHRASVGLPLVDNVREHVFTDRPWLATDPVLAPWPQPADLEVVQTGAWVLPDERPLPADLVAFLDAGAPPVYVGFGSIPMRDPEDVARAAIEAIRAQGRRAVVGRGWAGLALIDDADDCFVVDEVNHQALFRRVGAVVHHGGAGTTTTATWAGTPQVVVPQFGDQPYFAGRVAELGIGAAHDGPTPTFESLSTALKTALAPETGARATAVAGMFRTDGATVTAKLLIDIVSGEGRPASA from the coding sequence ATGCGCGTGTTGTTGGCCGCCTATGATTCACGCGGGGGCGTCGAACCGCTGGTGGGGCTCGCGGTGCGGTTGCGGGAACTCGGCGCGGACGTGCTGGTGTGTGCGCCGCCGGACGAGGAGTTCACGCAGCGGCTTGCCGGAGTCGGCGTGGAGATGGTGCCTACGGGCAAGTCGGTGCGCGCACTGGCGACCGGTAAGACGCGGCCGACGGCGGCAGGCGTTCCCCGGCGCGCGGCCGAACTGGTCGTCGCGTTCTATGACAACGCCATCGCCGCGGCCGAGGGGTGCGATGTCGATGTAGTGGTGGCGACGGGCATCGTGCCCGCTGTGGCCGGTGTGAAGTCGGCCGCCGAGAAGCTGGGCATCCGCTACGTGTACGCGAGCCATCAGCCCGTCACCCTTCCGTCGCCGCACCACCCGCCGCTCGCGCGGCCGGGCCATCCGCTCCCGGAGGATGTGACCGACAACCAAGCGCTGTGGGACCAAGAAGCCCTGGACGCTCAGGCGGTGTTCGGCGAAGCGGTCAACACGCACCGGGCGTCGGTCGGCCTGCCGCTGGTGGACAACGTCCGCGAACATGTCTTCACCGACCGCCCGTGGCTGGCCACGGACCCGGTCCTGGCGCCGTGGCCGCAGCCGGCGGACCTCGAAGTCGTGCAGACCGGCGCGTGGGTCCTGCCGGACGAACGGCCGCTGCCCGCCGACCTGGTGGCATTCCTGGACGCGGGCGCACCGCCGGTGTACGTGGGCTTCGGCAGCATTCCGATGCGCGATCCGGAGGACGTCGCCCGGGCTGCCATCGAGGCGATCCGTGCGCAGGGCCGCCGCGCGGTCGTCGGGCGGGGCTGGGCCGGCCTCGCCCTGATCGACGACGCGGACGACTGCTTCGTCGTCGACGAGGTCAACCATCAGGCGCTGTTCCGCCGCGTGGGCGCCGTCGTCCACCACGGCGGCGCGGGCACCACGACGACGGCCACCTGGGCCGGCACGCCTCAGGTCGTGGTCCCCCAGTTCGGCGACCAGCCGTACTTCGCGGGCCGGGTGGCCGAGTTGGGCATCGGCGCGGCGCACGACGGTCCGACGCCGACCTTCGAGTCCCTGTCGACGGCGCTCAAGACGGCCTTGGCTCCCGAGACCGGCGCACGGGCAACTGCCGTGGCCGGCATGTTCCGCACCGACGGGGCGACGGTCACCGCGAAGCTGCTGATCGACATCGTCAGCGGGGAAGGGCGACCGGCTTCCGCGTGA
- a CDS encoding dihydrofolate reductase family protein: MRKLVYFIAVTLDGFIAGPDGADPTGPDGFWPIPADYVQHLAAEYPETLPAPARAALSITAEGTHFDTVIEGRKTYEIGLAAGTTNAYPHLRHLLFSTKLTESPDPSVELVTGDAVAKVRELKQEEGKDIWLIGGGELAGALYAEIDQLIVKLAPLTTGAGIPLFGRSTAFDPHVWNLTDHTILDGGTAFLTYTRTS; encoded by the coding sequence ATGCGCAAGCTCGTGTACTTCATAGCCGTCACCCTTGACGGATTCATCGCCGGGCCCGACGGCGCCGACCCCACGGGCCCCGACGGCTTCTGGCCGATCCCCGCCGACTACGTGCAGCACCTGGCCGCGGAGTATCCGGAGACCCTGCCCGCCCCGGCCAGGGCAGCACTGTCCATCACGGCAGAGGGCACCCACTTCGACACGGTCATCGAGGGGCGCAAGACGTACGAGATCGGTTTGGCCGCCGGCACCACCAACGCCTACCCGCACCTGCGCCACCTGCTGTTCTCCACCAAGCTCACCGAGAGCCCCGACCCGTCCGTCGAGCTGGTCACCGGCGACGCGGTGGCGAAGGTACGGGAGCTGAAGCAGGAGGAGGGCAAGGACATCTGGCTGATCGGCGGCGGCGAACTGGCGGGCGCCCTGTACGCCGAGATCGACCAACTGATCGTCAAACTGGCCCCGTTGACGACCGGCGCCGGCATTCCCCTGTTCGGCCGCTCGACCGCCTTCGACCCGCACGTCTGGAACCTCACGGACCACACCATCCTGGACGGCGGGACCGCGTTCCTCACCTACACCCGCACTAGCTGA